The following proteins are encoded in a genomic region of Coffea eugenioides isolate CCC68of chromosome 6, Ceug_1.0, whole genome shotgun sequence:
- the LOC113774693 gene encoding mitogen-activated protein kinase kinase 2: protein MKKGNLAPNLKLSLPPPDEVALSKFLTESGTFKDGDLLVNRDGVRVVSQNQVEAPSLIRPSDNQLSLADFDAVKVIGKGNGGIVRLVQHKWTGQFFALKVIQMNIEESARRHIAQELKINQSSQCPYVVVCYQSFYDNGAISIILEYMDGGSLADFLKKVRTIPEPYLAAICKQVLKGLWYLHHEKHIIHRDLKPSNLLVNHRGEVKITDFGVSAILASTSGLANTFVGTYNYMSPERIVGSTYGYRSDIWSLGLVLLECATGQFPYSPPQPGEGWINVYELMETIVDHPAPRAPSDLFSPEFCSFISACIQKDPKDRLSANELMTHPFLSKFGDLDIDLAPYFTSAGPPLATL, encoded by the exons ATGAAGAAGGGGAATTTAGCGCCTAATCTCAAGCTGTCCCTCCCTCCTCCTGATGAAGTTGCTCTTTCTAAATTCTT GACTGAATCGGGGACCTTCAAGGATGGTGATCTCTTGGTCAACAGAGATGGGGTTAGAGTTGTTTCTCAGAATCAAGTTGAAGCT CCATCTCTTATACGGCCGTCAGATAACCAGTTGAGCTTAGCAGATTTTGATGCAGTTAAAGTCATCGGGAAAGGGAATGGTGGCATTGTGCGCCTGGTCCAACATAAATGGACAGGGCAATTTTTTGCCCTAAAG GTTATTCAAATGAATATTGAAGAGTCTGCTCGCAGGCACATTGCACAGGAATTGAAAATCAACCAGTCATCTCAATGTCCCTATGTTGTTGTGTGTTACCAGTCTTTCTATGATAATGGTGCTATATCCATAATCTTGGAGTATATGGATGGAGGATCTCTGGCAGACTTTCTAAAGAAAGTCAGAACCATTCCGGAGCCATATCTTGCTGCAATCTGCAAGCAG GTACTGAAGGGCTTGTGGTATCTTCACCATGAAAAGCACATTATACACAGGGACTTAAAACCTTCCAATTTGCTAGTAAATCACAGAGGTGAAGTCAAGATCACTGATTTTGGTGTCAGTGCAATACTAGCAAGCACATCAGGACTGGCTAATACATTTGTTGGCACATACAATTATATGTCT CCCGAGAGGATCGTTGGGAGCACCTATGGCTACAGAAGTGACATCTGGAGTCTGGGTTTGGTTTTGCTTGAGTGTGCAACAGGCCAGTTCCCTTATTCCCCCCCACAGCCTGGGGAAGGATGGATTAATGTGTACGAGCTGATGGAAACCATTGTTGACCACCCTGCCCCTCGTGCACCTTCTGATCTATTTTCTCCAGAATTCTGTTCATTTATCTCTGCATG TATACAGAAAGATCCAAAAGATAGGCTGTCAGCAAATGAACTCATG ACGCACCCGTTCCTAAGTAAATTTGGAGATCTGGATATTGATCTTGCTCCTTACTTTACCAGTGCCGGTCCACCACTTGCAACATTGTAA
- the LOC113775665 gene encoding pre-mRNA cleavage factor Im 25 kDa subunit 1: MSRDHQTDLPQVQNGSSVQNYGNVLDIYPLNCYYFGSKEAVPFKDETTSDRILRMKFNYDAHGLRTCVQAVMLVELFKHPHVLLLQARNSIYKLPGGRLRTGESDIQCLKRKLSSKLSAVGDCSAPDWEVGECLGMWWRPDFDALLYPYLSPNIKRPKECTKLFLVKLPESQKFTVPRNLKLLAVPLCQLHENHKTYGPIISGVPQLLSKFSFNIIES, from the exons ATGAGTAGGGATCATCAGACTGATTTACCACAGGTACAAAACGGTAGTAGCGTGCAGAATTACGGTAACGTGTTGGACATTTACCCGCTGAACTGCTACTATTTTGGCTCCAAAGAAGCTGTTCCGTTTAAGGACGAGACTACGTCCGATCGTATCCTTCGAATGAAATTCAA CTATGATGCTCATGGATTAAGGACCTGTGTGCAAGCTGTAATGCTG GTTGAATTGTTCAAGCACCCCCACGTATTGCTGTTGCAAGCACGGAACTCGATCTATAAGCTTCCAGGTGGTCGTTTGAGGACAGGTGAATCAG ATATACAATGCTTAAAGCGCAAACTATCAAGCAAGTTATCTGCTGTTGGAGATTGTAGTGCGCCTGATTGGGAG GTGGGCGAATGCCTTGGTATGTGGTGGAGGCCTGATTTTGATGCATTACTTTATCCCTATCTGTCACCTAATATAAAAAGGCCAAAG GAGTGCACAAAACTCTTTCTCGTGAAGTTGCCTGAGAGTCAGAAATTCACGGTACCGAGGAATCTCAAGCTTCTTGCAGTACCTCTATGTCAACTTCATGAAAACCACAAG ACTTACGGACCAATAATATCAGGAGTACCGCAGCTGCTATCCAAATTCTCCTTCAACATCATagagagctga